The Streptomyces sp. NBC_01298 genome contains the following window.
ATGGTGCCCAGGGCCATGGCCGGTACCGGGGCGAAGTTCGGGGTGCTCTCGGGGATGCCGAGGGCGATGGCGGTCTGCTTGACCTTCTCGGTGCCGACGTCGACGACCATCTGGGCGAAGACGGTGTTGACGGAGAGGTCGGTGGCGGCGTTGACGGTGATGTTCCCGTAGCTGAGCTGCCCCTCGTTCTCGGGGTCGAAGGGGATGCGGCTGCCGACGACGGGCCGCTTGTTGTCGCCGTTGTAGATCGTGTACGGGGTGATCGTGCGGCCGCCCTGGGTGCGGGAGTCGTTCTGCACGGCGGAGGCGAAGACGAACGGCTTGAAGGTGGAGGCCACTTGGTAGTCGTGCCGGGTGGCGTTGTTGACGAACTGCTTGGTGTAGTCGATGCCGCCGTACAGGGCGACGACCTTGCCGGTGGCCGGGTCGATGGAGACGGCTCCGGTGCGTACGACGCGGTCCGCCTTGCGCTTGGCGGGGTCGAGCTTGCTGACCATCTTGTCGTTGACGGCGTCGACCATGGCGGTCTGACGGGTCTTGTCGATGGTGGTGTTGATGCGGTAGCCGCCCTCGGCGAGGGTTTTGTCGTCGAGGATCTTGTTCTCGACGATGTAGTCCTTGATGGCCTCGACGAGGTAGCCGCGCTGTCCGGAGAGGCCGGCGGCCGGGCGGACCTTGCCGGGTTCGGGGAACCGGGTGGCCGCGCGTTCGGCGGGCGTCATCCAGCCCTTCTTGACCATGCCGTCGAGCACGTAGTTCCAGCGGGCGGTGGCGCGGCCGCGGCCCTGGGGGTGGGCGACGACGTCGAAGGCGCTGGGGGAGTTGAGGAGGGTGGCGAGGTAGGCGCCCTCGGCGGGGTTGAGTTTGCCGACGTCCTTGCCGTAGTAGGCCTGGGAGGCGGCCTGGATGCCGTAGGCGTTGCGGCCGAAGTAGCTGGTGTTCAGGTACCCCTCAAGAATGTAGTTCTTCGACTTCTCGCGACCGAGTTTGATCGCGATGAAGAACTCCTTCACCTTCCGCTTGATCGTCTGTTCCTGGCCCAGGTAGTAGTTCTTGACGTACTGCTGGGTGATGGTGGACCCGGACTGGGTGCCCTTGCCGGTCGCGGTGTTCCAGGCGGCGCGCAGCATCGCCGCGGGGTCCACGGCCCGTTCGGAGTGGAAGTCGCGGTCCTCGGCCGCCAGTACGGCTTCCTGGACGGTCAGGGGGATCTGGGAGAGCGGCACGTTGACGCGGTTGACCTCGCCGTCGCGGGCGAGCTGGGTGCCGTCGGTGTAGAGGTAGACGTTGGACTGCGCCGTGGCGGCCGCGTTGGCGGGCGGGATGTGGACGAGCAGGTAGCCGGCCACGAGGGCGCCGCAGACGAGCAGCGCGAGCAGCAGGAACGCGCCCAGGACCATGCGCCAGGTCGGGAGGAGCCGGCGCCAGCCGGTGCGCTTGGCCTTCTTGGCGGCCTTGGCCTGCTCCTTCCGGGCCCTCTTCGCCTCCTTGGCCGTGGGTGGCGCTCCGGATGGCTGGGGCGCGCCGGTGCCCGGAGCCGGCTGTCCGTCGGGGGTGTCGGGGTCGCGAGGCGTCCAGCCGGGCGGTGGTGACGGGTCGCTCATCTCCGGGACTCCTCGGCGCCGTACGAAATATCCACATCTGTACCTCATGCTGTCTACCCGATGGCCGCCGGTTCCGCTCCGGACGGGCGTAATTCGTTCGCGTGGATCGCCCCTCCGCACTAAGCTCGCGCGCTTTGGCCGACGTAGGAACGACGCAGCTAGGACCTGGGAAACGGAGGGGACGAGGTGCGCCAGCCGGTAGTGGGACGAGCCGGGCTCTACGGGGCGGTCGCGGCCGGGGGGTTTCGCAGGTACGCCACCTACGGGACGGCCACCGCGGCCGGGGTGTTCACCAACACCGTGTTCGGTTTCATCCTCGCCTACACGTACATCGCGCTCTGGGACGAGCGGCCCGGGCTCGGTGGCTACGACCAGTCCGAGGCCCTGACGTTCATGTGGGTCAGTCAGGCGCTGCTCTCCGCGGGGGCGCTGATCGGCGGCGGCTTCCAGGAGGAGTTCCAGGAACGGGTCCGTACGGGTGACATCGCCGTCGACCTGTACCGTCCGGTCGATCTCCAGGCGTGGTGGCTCGCGGGTGATCTGGGCCGGGCGGGGTTTCAACTCCTGGGCCGCGGCGTAGTGCCGCTGGTGATCGGGGGGCTCGCCTTCCAGCTGGCGCTGCCCTCCGCTCCGCTGCGCTGGCTGCTCTTCCTGCTGTCCGTGCTCCTCGGGCTCGTCGTCAGCTTCGCACTGCGCTACCTGCTGGGGCTGGCGGCGTTCTGGCTGATGGACGGGGCCGGGATCAACATGATGGCCACCGTCGTCTCCATCTTCTGCTCCGGGATGCTGCTGCCGCTGACCGTGTTCCCGGGCGGCTTCGGCGAGTTCGTCCGCGTCCTGCCCTGGGCCGCGATGCTCCAGGTCCCGGTGGACGTCCTGCTCGGCGGTGGCGGCGCGGGGGCCGCGGGTACGGCGGGGGCGCTGGGTTTCCAGGCCGCTTGGGCGGTGGCGCTGCTCGGGCTGGGGCGGCTGGTGCAGTCGGCGGCGACGCGGAAGGTGGTGGTCCAGGGTGGCTGAGCGGGTGGCGGAGGGCGGGGCCGGGGCCGCGGTTACCGTGCCGACGGCGAAGGCTGCGGCGGAGCTTGTCGTCCCGCGGCGCAGCCGGGTCCTGGAGGGGCTGCGCGGCTACGGGCTGATCGCCGCGATGTGGATCCGGTCGACGATGACGTACCGCACCTCCTTCGTGCTCTCCACTTTCGGCAACGCGGCCATCACGCTCCTCGACTTCGTCGCGATCATGATCATGTTCTCGCACGTGGACGAGCTGGGCGGCTTCACGCTGCCCGAGATCGCCCTGCTGTACGGGTCCTGCTCGGCCTCCCTGGGCCTGGCCGACCTGCTGCTCGGCAACACCGACCGGATCGGCACCCGGATCCGCGACGGCTCCCTCGACACCATGCTGGTGCGCCCGGTCCCGGTGCTCGCGCAGGTGGCGGCCGACCGCTTCGCGCTGCGCCGGCTGGGGCGGATCGGGCAGGGGCTCGCGGTGCTGGGGTGGGCGGTCTCGGAGCTGGACCAGGTGCACTGGACGGCCGGGAAGGCACTGATGGTGCCGGTGATGATCATCGCCGGGGCGGCCATCTTCGGCGCGGTGATGGTGGCCGGCGCGGCCTTCCAGTTCGTCGCCGGGGACGCCGCGGAGGTGCAGAACAGCTTCACCTACGGCGGCTGCACCATGCTCCAGTACCCGCCGACCGTCTTCGCGAAGGACCTGCTGCGCGGGGTCACCTTCATCGTGCCGCTCGCCTTCGTCAACTGGCTGCCCGCGCTGTACGTGCTGGGCCGGCCCGATCCGCTGGGGCTCCCGGGGTGGGTGGCGTTCGCGAGCCCGCTGGTGGCCTTCGCGGTGTTCCTCCCCGCGTCGCTGGCCTGGCGCGCGGGCGTTCGTTCGTACCGCAGCACGGGGAGCTAGCCATGTCGGATCCGGAAGCGCTGATTTCACTGCACGAGGTCGAGAAGGTCTTCGACGTACGGCGCCGGGTGGGCCTGGTGCGCCGGGAGAAACGGCAGGTCAGAGCCGTGGACGGGATCAGTTTCGAGGTGGCCCGGGGCGAGATGGTCGGCTACATCGGACCCAACGGCGCCGGCAAGTCCACCACCATCAAGATGCTGACCGGCATCCTCACCCCGAGCGGCGGCCGGCTGCGGGTCGCCGGCATCGACCCGGCCCGGGAGCGGATGCGCCTCGCGCACCGGATCGGCGTGGTGTTCGGGCAGCGCACGACGCTGTGGTGGGACCTTCCGCTGAAGGACTCGTACGCGCTGATGCGGCGGATGTACCGGATCCCGGCGGCGCGGTTCGCGCAGAACATGGAGCGCTGCGTGGACCGGCTCGACCTCGCCGAGCTGCTCGACGTACCCGTACGGCAGCTGTCGCTGGGGCAGCGGATGCGCGGGGACATCGCGGCGGCGCTGCTGCACGACCCCGACGTGCTGTACCTGGACGAGCCGACGATCGGGCTGGACGTGGTGAGCAAGGCGAGCGTACGGGGCTTCCTGCGGCAGCTGAACGAGGAGCTCGGCACCACGGTGCTGCTGACCACCCACGATCTCCAGGACATCGAGCAGCTGTGCGAACGGGTGATGGTGATCGACCACGGGCGGCTGGTGTACGACGGCTCGCTGGGCGGACTGCACACGGCGGACGGCGCGGACGGCGCGGCGGCGAGCGAGCGGACGCTGGTGGTGGACCTGGAGCGGGAGCTCCCTCCGATCGAGGTGGCGGGGGCGCGCGTGGTGAAGGTGGAGGGCGCGCGGCAGTGGCTGGCCTTCCCGGCGCGGGCTTCGGCGGCTCCACTGGTGGCGGCGGTGGCGGCGGAGTACCCGCTGCTGGACCTGTCGGTGCGGGAGCCGGACATCGAGGACGTGATCGCACGGATGTACGCGGGGCGGGGGTAGGCGGTAGGGGGGAGGGGGTGGGGGGAGGGGGGTAGGCAGGGCGGGCCAGGGGTTAAATCAGGGACAACCCTGAGCCGGAGCGGGGTTCGGGCCGTACCGCTCCGCGGGGTGACTGCATAGGCTGGTCCGTATGAGT
Protein-coding sequences here:
- a CDS encoding transglycosylase domain-containing protein; this translates as MSDPSPPPGWTPRDPDTPDGQPAPGTGAPQPSGAPPTAKEAKRARKEQAKAAKKAKRTGWRRLLPTWRMVLGAFLLLALLVCGALVAGYLLVHIPPANAAATAQSNVYLYTDGTQLARDGEVNRVNVPLSQIPLTVQEAVLAAEDRDFHSERAVDPAAMLRAAWNTATGKGTQSGSTITQQYVKNYYLGQEQTIKRKVKEFFIAIKLGREKSKNYILEGYLNTSYFGRNAYGIQAASQAYYGKDVGKLNPAEGAYLATLLNSPSAFDVVAHPQGRGRATARWNYVLDGMVKKGWMTPAERAATRFPEPGKVRPAAGLSGQRGYLVEAIKDYIVENKILDDKTLAEGGYRINTTIDKTRQTAMVDAVNDKMVSKLDPAKRKADRVVRTGAVSIDPATGKVVALYGGIDYTKQFVNNATRHDYQVASTFKPFVFASAVQNDSRTQGGRTITPYTIYNGDNKRPVVGSRIPFDPENEGQLSYGNITVNAATDLSVNTVFAQMVVDVGTEKVKQTAIALGIPESTPNFAPVPAMALGTMQASVLDMTQAYATLASHGRRTPYTFVEKITKAGDTVPLPPRDPVQAVSREAADTTTSMLVSVVDNGTGTAALAAGHPAAGKTGTAELDRSAWFAAYTPNLVTVVSMMGQDPDTGSLESLYGALGEARIGGGGYPARIWAQYTKTALADSDPVDFDLELMPGANRPPPPPPVEPNPSQSEEETPGDRPSGRPGRPTRTPSTGGQTDGGRTTGGQNTGGQTDGGQTTGGQTTGGQTTGGQTTGGETTGGQTTGGQTDGGTTNGTTNGTTNGTTTGAQGGTTEGLRPPADLLE
- a CDS encoding ABC transporter permease, whose protein sequence is MRQPVVGRAGLYGAVAAGGFRRYATYGTATAAGVFTNTVFGFILAYTYIALWDERPGLGGYDQSEALTFMWVSQALLSAGALIGGGFQEEFQERVRTGDIAVDLYRPVDLQAWWLAGDLGRAGFQLLGRGVVPLVIGGLAFQLALPSAPLRWLLFLLSVLLGLVVSFALRYLLGLAAFWLMDGAGINMMATVVSIFCSGMLLPLTVFPGGFGEFVRVLPWAAMLQVPVDVLLGGGGAGAAGTAGALGFQAAWAVALLGLGRLVQSAATRKVVVQGG
- a CDS encoding ABC transporter permease; this encodes MAERVAEGGAGAAVTVPTAKAAAELVVPRRSRVLEGLRGYGLIAAMWIRSTMTYRTSFVLSTFGNAAITLLDFVAIMIMFSHVDELGGFTLPEIALLYGSCSASLGLADLLLGNTDRIGTRIRDGSLDTMLVRPVPVLAQVAADRFALRRLGRIGQGLAVLGWAVSELDQVHWTAGKALMVPVMIIAGAAIFGAVMVAGAAFQFVAGDAAEVQNSFTYGGCTMLQYPPTVFAKDLLRGVTFIVPLAFVNWLPALYVLGRPDPLGLPGWVAFASPLVAFAVFLPASLAWRAGVRSYRSTGS
- a CDS encoding ABC transporter ATP-binding protein encodes the protein MSDPEALISLHEVEKVFDVRRRVGLVRREKRQVRAVDGISFEVARGEMVGYIGPNGAGKSTTIKMLTGILTPSGGRLRVAGIDPARERMRLAHRIGVVFGQRTTLWWDLPLKDSYALMRRMYRIPAARFAQNMERCVDRLDLAELLDVPVRQLSLGQRMRGDIAAALLHDPDVLYLDEPTIGLDVVSKASVRGFLRQLNEELGTTVLLTTHDLQDIEQLCERVMVIDHGRLVYDGSLGGLHTADGADGAAASERTLVVDLERELPPIEVAGARVVKVEGARQWLAFPARASAAPLVAAVAAEYPLLDLSVREPDIEDVIARMYAGRG